Proteins co-encoded in one Flavivirga eckloniae genomic window:
- a CDS encoding site-specific integrase, giving the protein MNVSVRKRKLKNGKEGLFLDYYFPEAAQKRKKEALKLSVYSTPKSSKERDHNKKTMLLAESIRSKRLLELQHDKHGFSHLIKDGLTENFITYFSEQTDKRYNSSGNYGSWDSVLKHLIKYKGNNVLFREIDSKWLEEFKDYLKNAARTKSNKSLSQNSCYSYFNKVRACLKQAVKDKIISYNPAIDVQGFKQGETEREFLTLEELKTVTKVECEIPILKQAFLFSALTGLRWSDINKLTWKEVQYSDEQGFYIRFKQKKTKSYQTHPISEQARSILGEEGNNDERVFKGLKYSAWHNLKLQQWVMKAGISKTITFHCARHTYATLQLTLGTDIYTVSKLLGHKELKTTQIYAKIINQKKVDAANVIPDINV; this is encoded by the coding sequence ATGAATGTATCAGTTAGAAAGAGGAAGTTGAAAAACGGTAAAGAAGGTTTATTTCTTGATTATTATTTTCCCGAAGCTGCTCAAAAACGTAAAAAAGAAGCTTTAAAGCTTAGTGTTTATTCTACTCCGAAATCGTCAAAGGAAAGAGATCATAATAAAAAAACTATGCTCTTAGCAGAAAGTATAAGGTCAAAGAGGTTATTAGAACTTCAACATGACAAACATGGTTTTTCTCATTTGATTAAAGATGGTTTGACAGAAAACTTTATAACCTATTTTTCCGAACAAACAGATAAAAGATATAATAGTTCTGGAAATTATGGAAGCTGGGATAGTGTATTAAAACATCTAATAAAATACAAAGGAAATAATGTGTTATTTAGAGAAATAGATTCTAAATGGTTAGAGGAGTTCAAAGATTATTTAAAGAATGCAGCAAGAACAAAAAGCAATAAATCTTTATCTCAAAACTCGTGCTATTCATACTTCAATAAGGTTAGGGCGTGTTTAAAACAAGCTGTAAAAGATAAAATAATTAGTTATAATCCTGCTATAGATGTTCAAGGGTTTAAGCAAGGGGAAACAGAAAGAGAGTTTCTTACTTTGGAAGAACTTAAGACAGTCACTAAAGTTGAGTGCGAAATACCTATACTCAAACAAGCTTTTCTATTTAGTGCTCTTACTGGGTTACGTTGGTCAGACATCAACAAATTAACTTGGAAAGAAGTTCAATATTCTGATGAGCAAGGCTTTTATATACGTTTTAAGCAAAAGAAAACGAAGAGTTATCAAACACACCCAATTTCTGAACAAGCACGTAGCATTTTAGGTGAAGAAGGCAATAATGACGAGAGAGTGTTTAAAGGGCTTAAATATAGCGCATGGCATAATTTAAAACTTCAGCAATGGGTAATGAAAGCAGGTATTAGTAAAACGATTACTTTTCATTGTGCTCGTCATACTTATGCCACTTTACAGCTTACACTTGGAACGGATATTTACACAGTATCAAAGTTGCTAGGACATAAGGAATTAAAAACTACACAGATTTACGCAAAAATTATCAATCAGAAGAAGGTAGACGCTGCTAATGTTATACCTGATATTAACGTTTAA
- a CDS encoding MerR family transcriptional regulator, which translates to MSKSLKPLYSLTIGEYIELNKRTFAEEVGKLLNNQQTNSKEENKSDIIFIDEAADLTGYKKATLYSKVCRFEIPVLSRRKPLTFSRQAIIDWISNGKPSLIDEETDKYLKSKR; encoded by the coding sequence ATGAGCAAATCATTAAAACCCCTATACTCACTAACCATAGGAGAGTATATCGAATTAAACAAAAGAACTTTTGCAGAAGAAGTTGGTAAACTGTTAAATAATCAGCAAACTAATAGCAAAGAAGAAAACAAAAGCGACATCATATTTATTGATGAAGCTGCTGATTTAACAGGTTATAAAAAGGCAACATTATACTCAAAAGTTTGCCGATTTGAAATTCCTGTACTATCCAGAAGAAAACCTTTAACCTTTTCCAGACAAGCTATTATTGATTGGATTAGTAATGGCAAACCTAGCCTTATTGATGAAGAAACGGACAAATATTTAAAATCTAAAAGATGA
- a CDS encoding toprim domain-containing protein, whose amino-acid sequence MFKNKLTKENILSKVVGGTYELMNYYLKPYTNGDLKKGNHISNPLLEKKQKTPSFNIYDDPLGIWKYKDFATGDSGDVFDLVMKLKKCSFKEALVIINNDFALGLQIGKEKPSFEIQSYDWDRKNLDYWSEYGIYLEALTFFNVLPIKEYSRIEKKQIIKSTELDPIFAYRINFSCYKIYRPFSSKYKFLWLGYKPNNYVFGFEQLPKKGERIFITGGEKDVISLHVNGEYAVSLNSETAMPSEELINKLKSNFEEVIVLYDIDSTGITQSKKICDKFGLKRMVLPEKLKEEGGKDISDFFKFGFKLAYDEIIIENYEENKLINNGKHLSKILETQKELSKIKSKKIIQSKPILFQLGKEIIFPNTINIIQGKAGVHKSRLAETICSSLIKKEDCKRRLLQFTAGLNKNLTVCYVDTERNLTEQYPYALQQILNKAGFSKEETPRNFDYISLLEISRAQRFEALREYLELVRLKYTGHTVIVLDVVTDCIKDFNRSDNSMELIDLMNIFINQYDVTFICLIHENPGSADKARGHLGTELFNKSSTAIQIGFEMGKGNKPSDIIALKFLKKRSTKRYDPIHLIYSEEEKGLVLADANMVDKVKESRLLKAEPAELIKFINDNIEFPVNGKDLIELLSKEFECSSKIIRERLNKIIDDNVEFENRENIPYYLIKKKQGREVVYDIKS is encoded by the coding sequence ATGTTTAAAAATAAATTAACTAAAGAAAATATATTATCGAAAGTAGTAGGAGGGACTTACGAATTAATGAATTATTATTTAAAACCTTACACAAATGGAGATCTAAAAAAAGGAAACCATATATCAAACCCTTTGCTTGAAAAAAAGCAGAAAACGCCATCATTTAATATTTATGATGACCCATTGGGAATATGGAAATATAAAGATTTTGCTACTGGAGATAGTGGAGATGTGTTTGACCTTGTTATGAAATTAAAAAAATGTAGCTTTAAAGAAGCTTTGGTAATCATTAACAATGATTTTGCATTAGGTCTTCAAATAGGAAAGGAAAAACCATCTTTTGAAATCCAGTCTTATGATTGGGATAGAAAAAACTTAGATTATTGGTCTGAATATGGCATTTACCTTGAAGCTCTTACTTTTTTTAATGTTCTACCAATAAAGGAGTATAGCCGAATTGAAAAAAAACAAATCATTAAATCTACAGAACTTGACCCTATATTCGCTTATAGAATTAATTTTTCTTGCTATAAAATTTATCGACCGTTTTCAAGTAAATACAAGTTTTTATGGCTAGGGTATAAACCTAACAATTATGTTTTTGGGTTTGAGCAGTTGCCTAAAAAAGGAGAAAGAATATTTATTACAGGGGGAGAAAAAGATGTTATATCACTTCACGTAAATGGCGAATATGCGGTAAGTTTAAATAGCGAAACAGCTATGCCTTCGGAAGAGCTAATAAATAAATTAAAATCAAATTTTGAAGAGGTTATAGTTTTGTATGATATTGATAGTACAGGGATAACTCAATCGAAAAAAATATGCGATAAATTTGGGTTAAAGAGAATGGTACTTCCTGAAAAACTAAAAGAAGAAGGAGGTAAAGATATTTCTGATTTTTTCAAGTTTGGGTTTAAATTGGCATATGATGAAATAATTATAGAAAATTATGAAGAGAATAAGCTTATAAATAACGGTAAGCATCTTTCAAAAATACTTGAGACTCAAAAAGAGCTTTCCAAAATAAAGTCTAAAAAGATTATTCAATCCAAACCTATTTTATTTCAGCTAGGAAAAGAAATTATATTTCCAAACACAATAAATATTATTCAGGGGAAGGCAGGTGTCCATAAGAGTAGGTTGGCAGAAACTATCTGTAGTTCATTAATAAAAAAAGAGGATTGTAAAAGGCGCTTATTACAGTTTACAGCAGGTTTAAATAAAAACTTGACAGTTTGTTATGTTGATACCGAAAGAAACCTCACAGAGCAATACCCTTATGCATTACAACAAATTTTAAATAAAGCAGGGTTTTCTAAAGAAGAAACACCCAGAAATTTTGATTATATATCCTTATTAGAAATAAGTAGAGCACAGAGATTTGAAGCACTCAGAGAATATTTAGAGTTGGTTCGGTTAAAATATACAGGGCATACTGTTATTGTATTAGATGTAGTTACAGATTGTATTAAAGATTTTAATCGTTCTGACAATAGTATGGAATTGATTGACCTTATGAATATATTCATCAACCAATACGATGTTACATTTATTTGCTTGATTCATGAAAACCCAGGAAGTGCAGATAAAGCCAGAGGTCATTTAGGAACGGAGTTGTTTAATAAGTCAAGTACAGCAATTCAGATTGGTTTTGAGATGGGTAAAGGAAATAAGCCATCAGATATTATTGCCCTTAAATTTCTGAAAAAACGAAGTACAAAACGATATGACCCCATTCACCTTATTTATTCTGAGGAAGAAAAAGGGCTAGTTTTAGCTGATGCAAATATGGTAGATAAGGTTAAAGAATCTAGGCTTCTTAAAGCTGAACCTGCTGAATTAATTAAGTTTATAAACGATAACATTGAATTTCCTGTTAATGGTAAAGATTTGATAGAACTTTTATCAAAAGAGTTTGAATGCAGTAGCAAAATAATAAGAGAGAGATTAAATAAAATAATAGATGACAATGTAGAATTTGAAAATAGAGAAAATATTCCATATTATTTAATTAAAAAGAAACAGGGGAGAGAAGTAGTCTATGATATTAAATCATAA
- a CDS encoding tetratricopeptide repeat protein, whose protein sequence is MKTLAPNILIFLVIFLTIRGKVDAQSKLDGKVYQQSSSWTPIEGIWVNEVDSNGDFSKADGSFSLKFNNKTKGQAVFPKIGNQNANIVQDKYGKEWELINDKEIEYVIIPEKSDEKNLLKLILAPKGQRDLAAQKYYKIIKTSSDTKLAKLEGELIEIRNTLGERDSLVIQKDKQLEVYKGLCDSLRLYKEAVELASINLDGASERVKRYKKLLDQGVKIEEARKELNPEKAEKEALRGGELERASVNEIRRAARIATLGFRFDKAISLYDRITHVLKTNRRNIFDIAENLTEVGLLCKEVGMDKKALGYFEEAISIMYENNVSEHPILGRALNIQGNIFQSLNQYKKAEKKLLGSLEIHENYAKKNTFKFNPFLANNLSNLGALYIKWGRYEEAEPFLLKAYKIYDQFIKAGNQAYIIDILAIKINLGGLYQGLGEFQKSESILLEAIEDQKEYPNKTSLEFNETLVKLLNNLGMSSIYLKKYKQAEFVFLKTLKIYYEYFSKNLKKYGSEYASTLANLGTVFREQQEYAKAEKAFLDALKIHQAFGTNVEGKFGLDVIAILNKLGSLYYVTKDYKKAEETYIKSLTIIDKVGATKPEAYIIEMIETKLSLPPVYEASMTEENFETHKKKILKLLTSAKKDFELYNPNNADIKGFMKSAIAYEKYIVNLDVSTIVYKNLAKEIQNLEKKLDTERSNESIVHQLQKVIAKLKGFLKKYPEHIYARKSLSANYGNLSWYALLTKDFKLSENSAKEGLNMDPSQKWINTNLALSLILQDKYESGREIYLRLKDKPYRKANYSKTFLEDITTLQKAGITHPDFKKIVKLLND, encoded by the coding sequence ATGAAAACATTAGCACCTAATATTCTCATTTTTTTGGTGATATTCTTAACGATAAGGGGAAAAGTTGATGCCCAATCAAAGCTCGATGGTAAAGTTTACCAACAAAGCAGTAGTTGGACTCCAATTGAAGGCATATGGGTAAATGAAGTAGATTCGAATGGAGACTTTTCCAAAGCAGATGGTTCATTCTCTTTAAAATTCAATAATAAGACAAAGGGTCAGGCTGTTTTCCCTAAAATTGGTAATCAAAATGCCAATATAGTTCAGGATAAATATGGTAAAGAATGGGAGTTAATTAATGATAAAGAAATTGAATATGTAATTATACCTGAAAAATCGGATGAAAAAAACCTTCTAAAGCTAATTCTTGCTCCGAAAGGTCAACGTGATTTGGCCGCTCAAAAATATTATAAAATAATAAAGACCAGTTCCGATACTAAATTAGCTAAACTGGAGGGAGAGCTAATAGAAATTAGAAATACATTAGGAGAACGAGATTCATTGGTAATTCAAAAAGACAAACAGTTAGAAGTTTACAAAGGCTTATGCGATTCTTTAAGATTATATAAAGAAGCTGTTGAATTGGCCAGTATAAATTTGGATGGAGCCTCAGAACGCGTAAAACGTTACAAGAAGCTATTAGATCAAGGAGTAAAAATAGAGGAAGCACGAAAAGAGTTAAATCCGGAAAAAGCGGAAAAAGAAGCATTAAGAGGTGGCGAATTGGAAAGGGCGAGTGTAAACGAAATTAGAAGAGCTGCTAGAATAGCTACTTTAGGGTTTAGGTTTGATAAAGCCATCTCTCTCTATGACAGGATAACTCATGTTCTAAAAACAAATCGAAGAAATATATTTGACATAGCAGAAAACCTGACAGAGGTAGGGCTTTTATGTAAGGAAGTAGGCATGGATAAAAAAGCCCTAGGATATTTTGAAGAAGCTATAAGTATTATGTATGAGAATAATGTTTCTGAACATCCGATTTTAGGACGAGCATTAAACATTCAAGGAAATATATTTCAAAGTTTGAATCAATACAAAAAAGCAGAAAAAAAGCTATTAGGCTCTTTGGAAATTCATGAAAATTATGCGAAGAAGAATACATTTAAGTTTAACCCATTTCTAGCTAATAATTTATCCAACTTAGGCGCTTTATATATCAAGTGGGGTAGATATGAAGAAGCTGAGCCCTTTTTACTTAAGGCTTATAAAATTTATGATCAATTTATCAAAGCGGGTAATCAAGCTTATATTATAGATATTCTTGCTATTAAAATCAATTTGGGGGGATTATATCAAGGCCTTGGCGAATTTCAAAAATCGGAATCTATTTTGCTGGAGGCTATTGAGGATCAAAAGGAATATCCGAACAAAACTTCATTAGAATTTAATGAAACCCTTGTAAAACTCCTTAATAATTTAGGAATGAGTTCTATTTATCTAAAAAAATACAAGCAAGCTGAGTTTGTATTTCTAAAAACTTTAAAAATTTATTATGAATACTTCTCTAAAAACCTCAAGAAATATGGTTCAGAGTATGCTTCCACCCTTGCAAACTTAGGAACTGTGTTTAGAGAACAACAAGAATATGCAAAAGCCGAAAAAGCGTTTCTTGATGCATTAAAAATACACCAAGCCTTTGGCACAAATGTGGAAGGAAAGTTTGGTTTAGATGTGATTGCAATATTGAATAAACTAGGGTCTTTATACTATGTTACAAAAGACTATAAAAAGGCCGAAGAAACTTATATTAAGTCATTAACGATAATTGATAAAGTTGGTGCGACAAAACCTGAGGCTTATATAATAGAAATGATCGAAACAAAATTATCACTACCCCCAGTTTATGAAGCTAGCATGACTGAAGAAAATTTTGAAACCCATAAAAAAAAGATACTTAAACTGTTAACAAGTGCAAAAAAAGATTTTGAATTATATAATCCTAATAACGCTGATATAAAGGGGTTTATGAAAAGTGCCATTGCATACGAAAAATATATTGTTAATTTAGATGTGTCTACAATTGTTTACAAAAACCTTGCGAAAGAAATCCAAAACCTGGAAAAAAAATTAGATACAGAACGTTCGAATGAATCGATTGTTCATCAGCTTCAAAAAGTGATAGCAAAACTTAAAGGATTTTTAAAAAAATACCCTGAGCATATATATGCCAGGAAAAGTCTAAGTGCTAACTATGGAAATTTATCTTGGTATGCGCTTTTGACTAAAGATTTCAAATTATCTGAAAATAGCGCAAAAGAAGGTTTAAATATGGATCCTTCACAAAAATGGATTAATACGAATTTGGCTTTATCTTTAATACTACAGGATAAATATGAATCGGGTAGAGAAATTTATTTAAGATTAAAAGATAAACCCTATAGGAAAGCAAATTATTCTAAAACCTTTTTAGAAGATATTACCACCCTTCAAAAAGCAGGAATTACCCATCCAGATTTTAAAAAAATAGTAAAACTATTAAATGATTGA